TATTACCGGCCGGACTATGAGAATAATACGGCCCGGCCGCAAATGCAATTCAGACTGCCGCAACTGACGCCGGTTGTTAAGTGGCTTTTGATATTGAATGTCAGTATATATCTGCTGAGCATTATCATAAAACCTTTGGGCTGGTTCATTTACGACTGGCTCAGCGTCGATGCGACAAGTACTTTCCGCTCGCTGCAGCTTTGGCGGCTGGTAGGTTATCAGTTTCTGCACGACCTGACGAATCCCTGGCATTTAATTTGGAATATGGTAGGCCTGTATTTTTTAGGTCCAACCCTTGAACGGTTCTGGCAGAGTAAAAAATTCCTTACTTTCTATCTGCTCTGCGGTATAGCAGGCGGCGTGTTTTACCTGATGCTGGCAAATTTCGGCGCAGTTCGGGCCGGTTTTCTGATAGGCGCTTCCGGTTCGATACTCGGAATGCTTGCCGCCTGCGCGATACTCTTTCCGCAGTTTGTAGTGTTTCTGCTTTTCTTTCCTGTGCCGATTCGCATAGCTGCGGTGATTCTGACGTTCTTCTACATCGCAAATATATTTATCGGCTCATCAAATGCCGGAGGCGATGTAGCTCATCTTGCAGGTATGGCCGCCGGGGCAGGATATGTATATCTCTGGCCGAAATTCAAAAACAAATATAAACCTGCATCGCCATCCAACGACTGGGAAAAAAAATTCAGGGCTTACAGCGAACTCCAGAGAGAGGTCGACCGAATTCTGGTTAAGGTCAACGAACAGGGCATTACAAGCCTGACGAAGAAAGAAAAAAAGACGCTCGAAGAAGCGACAAAACTGGAACAGATGAAGAGCAAGTTATAAAAATTCTGCCTAATTTTCTCATTTTCAACACATATTTCGGTATTCTTTTAATTGCAGACCTGTCTGTCCATTAATGGCAGGTTAAAAAGCAGACAAGCCTTAAATTTCAAACACTCAAATTTTTCAATATAAAATGGACGATAAAGACATTTTTGGTTGAGTTAAAAAAAGGTAAGGATATAATTTAATCCACAGTCAAAAAATTGCTGCTGCCGGCTGTGCAGAACGGTTGCCGCAGCAATGTTCGTTCCTGCCATTACTGAGTAGAAGTTTTTTAATGGCAGGACTATGTTGGAAATAATAACACAAAGATAAAAGGAGTTATTATGAAACAAATCGTATTTGTATTGTGCATATCTATTATTACAACCGGTTGTTTTGCTGTTGTCGAACCAAACCAAAATAAAATTGCTAAAGCTGAATCCCCAAAAGAAGCTATCAATTGGGAAAAGGCTTATAAAAAAGAGGCCTACGCCAATCAAATTCTTCAAGCATATAAACTTTTCAACGACCTTGCCATTGATAAGACAAGGGAGACACTTCTCTCGTGTTCGGAAGAGTTGAGAGGCTGGGAATGGTATTACTTGTGGAATGTATCGACTAATGCCGGTTTTTGGCACAAAGAATCTAACGAAGAAGGCACAAGTATAAACATCACACCAAGAGTTTCTCCAAATTCATCTTGGGGACTTCTTGAAGAACAATCGTATTTAGGCGGCGCATTAAAAATTTTGCCCGGCCGAAAGTTTCCTGTGGAGTGCGTTCATTTCAGCAAAGACGGGAAATTATTATATTCTTCTGATTCATGCACGAAAGAAGCTATAAATTATGAAAAAGGACCAATAGCGAGTTCTCTTCCGTCCGAACCTATGATAAGAGTGTGGGATATCGAGACTTCAAAAGAGATTAAACAAATAAAAGTACCTACAGATCGAATACGCAGTTTCTGTTTAAATCCAATTGATGAACAAATCGCGATTTCAAATAGAAAAGAGATAATAGTTACTGACTTAAATGGGACTATATTGAAGAAAAAAGAAGCTCACGGAAAAGTTTCATATGATGCCTCTGAAGAAATTTCGTGGAGTCCCGATGGCAGGTATATAGCTTTTGAATCAAGAACTGAATATGATAACGCAGGTATGATAGAAATATGGGACATCAAAAATGACAAAATTCTACATTCCATTTCATTTAAGAGTGATCAAGAGAATACATTGCCGAATAAGAGAAACAGTATGACAAATTTTGAGTATGACATATATTCTCTTGTATTTAGTCCTGACAGCAAAAAAATAATAGCGGGTATTAATTTTTCCTTTAAATCAAACAAAACTTTAAGAGTTTTAGATGTGCAAACAGGCAGCGAATTGTCAATTTTTGGAGACCAAACTTCGATTGTAACTGATTTGTCGATTAGTCCTGATGGAAAATATATAGCTACATGTTCAGGAGATTCTGTAAATGGAGACAGTGAAATTAAAATATGGGATATGGAAATGGGCAAAGTAAAAAACATTTTGAAAGGTCATTCAGGCAGTGTTGAAAGTGTTTCATACAGTCCGGACGGCAAAAGAATTGTTACCGGGTCAATCGATGGAACGATTAAAATCTGGGATGCAGATTTCGGCAAAGAGCTTTTTAGTATAGGTCAGCAGAACGGAGTACTGGAAAGCTATAAAGCAAAATTCTCACCAAATGGGGAAAAACTGGCAGTATGGGGAGGATGGTCGGGATTTCGTAATACAAATGATATCAGAATACTAACCGCATCTTCAAAAGAGGACGCAGAGAAATGGAAACAGGGGGAAATAAATAAAAGTCAAGCTGCAAAACAGACTAAAGTTTCCGAAGAAGAGGATTTTTTGAATGCAGTTAGAAAGGGGGATAAGGCAAAGTTGAAAGATTACTTTGTTAAAGAAAAATATTGGGGACAATTTTATAGTTCACCATGGGAGCAGGCCATTAAGCTGCATGCTGATGCCAATACGTTCGAACTTTTAATTGAGATGGGAGCCGATGTAAACAAATATGAACCTCTCTGGAAGGCGGTGGAAGCGGGTGATTCAACGGCAGTAAGGGTTTTGGTGGAGCACGGGGCTCAAATGGAAGCAGAAGGGATGAATCATTCTACACCACTTCATCTTGCGGCCAAAAACGGAAACAGGGAAATTGTGGAATATCTTATTGCGCGTGGGGCAGATATCAATAGGTTTAATGATTCAGACGAAACACCTCTCGTTTTAGCTCTTGAAAATGGTCATTTGAAAGTTACAGAACTACTAATAAATAAAGGAGCGGAAGTAAACTTAGAAGTAACTCGTAATCCATTGGATTATGCACGGAAAAATGGATATATCGAAATTGCAAAATTAATCGAGGAGAAAGGCGGAGCGTCGCGCAATGAAATTATGAAAATCTTCGATGCTATAAAATATGGAACAATCGAACAATTACAACAAATTCTGAATGAACATCCTAATTTTGTAAATTCTATGGAAGATTCGAGGACAACACCAATTATTGCAGCAGTGCGTAAAGGTAAAGTTGAAAAGGTAAAGTTGCTGATAGAAAAAGGAGCACAATTAAATCTTGCCGATAAAGATGGTATGGCGCCAATTCATCATGCAGCGGAAAAAGGTGAAAAAGAAATTATAGAAATTCTTGTTAAAAACGGCGCGGATATAAATCTTGAATCCGATGAGGACGAATGTACGGCTCTTGGTTTTGCGATATCAAAGAGGCATAAAGAAGCAGTTGAAGTTCTGCTGAATAATGGAGCCAATATAAATTATCAAAACAATTATCCAGCCTATACACCTCTTCATTTTGCAGTAAAATCTGACAACAATGATATAGTTCAATTTCTCATATCAAAGGGAGCAGATACTAATCGCACAAATTCTCTTGGCGAAACACCATTACATTATGCAAAATCAGAAGCAATGAAACAGATACTAATTTTAAATGGAGGAATTAATTTATCAGATTTGACAAAAGCGATAAAAGATAAAAATTGTGAAAAGATTTCAGAATTTTTAAAAAGAAGCCCCTGCCTTGCCAATTCAGGTTTATATGAAACTTCATTGGAAAAGGCTATTAAAACCGATGATATCGAAATTGTTAAAATGTTTCTCGATGCAGGGGCAGATGTTAACATTAAAAATGGAAATGGAAGATATCCGCTCGAAGAATCACTGGAATACGATGTTAAGGATGCCAATATAGCGATGCTGCTAATAGATAAAGGGGCGAATATAAATGTCAGCGAATGGTATTCGCAAAAAACGCCGCTTCATACGGCCATAGAAAGAGGAAATGTTGAACTTGTCAGGATGTTGCTTGATAAAGGCGCTGATACAAATAAAAAATGCATCAATTACGGCACTCCGCTTAATATGGCAATGCAGCTCGGTAAATTGAAAATTGTAGCTATTCTTAATAAACACGGCAATACCAGGTAGCTCAGAAAATGGTGCAATATTTAGTTTTCTAATTTCATAAAAAAAGCCCCTTAAGTTTAAGGGGCTTTTCGCTGGATGCTTTCAAATTTTTCAGTTCCAGTCGATGCTTTCCGACTGACTCTGCAGTTCCTGCAGATGTTTTTCAATTTGTTCGGCCTTTTTACTTTTTATGGTTTCAAGCTCGGCCTGGCTCTTGTTTACGGCCTGCTGGAGTTCTTCGAGTTTCTTTTTGAGCTCTTCATACCTAAGCTGTTTCTTCTGAACAATCAGGTCGAATCTTTCCCCAAGTACAGTTCTTAATTGCTCGGTCAGTTCTTTTTTCTTCGCTTCATCCGTTGTGCCTTTAAGCTGTTCGAGCAATTCATTCCGTTTCTGTTTCAGAACAAGGTCCTTCCTGAGCACCTCGGCGAGAGCGGGATTAGCCTGTTCGGCATCGATAATCTGGCGGTAATTTTTCATTTCCAGCATCATTCTTCTCATATAGCCCTTAGGGTCTGTTTCCTTCAATGCCGCCAGTTCCTTTGCTTTTTCAGGTTCGTTTTTCTCGAGCCAGGCCGTCATTTCGTTTTCCCTGGCCTGCATATGCTCACGAACCTTCTCTCTGCCCATCATGCCCTGCATTGACTCCCTGTCGTCTCTCATATCCATAGGCTGTTCTCCGCCCATAGGCCCCTGACGACGAGGCTGGTTCGATTCAAAACCGGCTTGCTTTGCCATATAATCCCGTGCGGATTTTCTGATTTCCATACGGAAAAGTTTCGGGTTTTCATCGCGGAGCTTTTCAAGTCTTGCCCCTTCTTCCGGGTTATCGCTTTTGATTTTTTCAAGGATGTCGTTAAAGTATTCTTCGCCGCGCATAACTCTTTGTGCTGCAGGTTCCGGTGCGACTGCCGTCTCATTCGGCGATGCGACCTGAGGCACAGCGGCAGGCTCCTCAGCCTGTAACGTGCAGACAGTCAGAAGAATAACAGGCAGGGACAATAAAATTATTTTTACTGTCGTTTTCATTTTTTTCATCCTTTCCAAAAAAAGTTTTCAGTATCTATTATTTCAGTTTCAACATTTCCGACCTGCTCGGCAAGTCTTCCATTCGTGCCGTCATCTTCATTCAGACGAACGGCGAAAAGTTCGCCTCTGAGCAGTTCAATTTCTTTTTCCAGGGCGGCTATACTGCTGTCAACCTGCGACAGAGACGCCTGATAGCCGTTTTGAGCATAATTGTCAGCGGGCTTTTTCCCGCCTGTGTCCTGAAGCAGAAGTACGGCGCCAATAATAACTACCGCCGCCACCGCTGCCGTCTTGACAAAAATAGTCAAAAACGCGATGCGTTTTTGTTTTCGGCTGATTTGCAATTTAATCCTGTCGACAGTTTCCTGCGAAATTTTCGGAGCCAGGAATTTTTCAAACAGCCGGTCGGTTTCGGCAATATCAATTTTTATCCGCTCAACCTCGCCGGCTGAGTAGAATTTCGACAGCAGAACATCGATATTTTCTTTTTTATTTTCAGCCATCGGATTCTTCCATTAACTGCCGCAGCTTTTTAAGGCCGCGATGAACTTTCGAGAGTACAGTGCCAATCGGCTCATTTCGCATTTGAGCCATTTCTTCAAAGCTTAACTGCGAATAATAACGCATAACGATTATTTCGGCTGTTTCGGGCTCGAGCCTTTGCAATTGCCGGGTTAATTTATCTGTCATAACATCATTTTTATTAGACAGTTGCGTTTCAGGTTCGGCCTGTTCTTCAATACGAGAAAGCATCTTTTCACGGCGTTTTTTAGACCGTAAATAGTCGGTAAACAGGTTAGAAGCCATCCTGAAAAGCCAGGGTTCGAATGTTTCCGGCCGGCAGGAGCCGATTTTCTCAACCATTTTTAAAAAGAGCTCGCCAAGCAATTCGCTGGCATCATCACGGTTGTACGTTAATCTGTAAAGATAGCTGAATAAACGAGTTGAATAAATATCCACCAGTCGGGAAAAAGCCTGTTTATCGCCCTTACGAGCGAGCAAAACGATGTCTTCAATTTTTTCAGGGCTGGCCATTTCTCGTTTTTTCATAAATATAGACGGTTTATAATCTTCTTATATTGCATAATATTTGCAATTTCCCCCATTCCGCAAAGATTTTATTTTAGGACCCTGGCTCATTAAAACGAGCCGAGGTCCTGATGATAAAATTTTTTCAGTTCATTATATAAATCCGGATGAACCTGTTTCAGTTCTGTGGGTTTTTCAAAAAAGAATTCCGTAGCAACGGCGAAAAATTCGGCCGGGTCAATCGCGCCGTACTTATTTAAAAAAGCAGGATTATTCCTCTGGGCCGCCTGTCTGAGCAGTTCATAATCCTTTCGCAATACGCGAGCCCATGCGATATAGCTCGAAGTATTTTTAAGAACTTCGCTGTCGTCGCCCCTGCCGCTGGAACTGTCAATCTGATGCGCGAACTCGTGGAATACGACGTTCTGGCCGTCGTTAACATCGGCAGCGCCGTGCCTGACATCGTCCCACGAAAGAACAATAGAACCGCGGCTGTGAGATTCGCCAAGCAGAACCTGCGGACCTTCGGCGATAACTCCGCCGGGCAAATACTCGGCGCGATTCGCTATAAAGGCGTGGGGATAAACGAGGACAGAAGAAAGGCCGGGATAGTAATCGGTTTTGCGATGAAGAAGAAGCATACAGGCCTGTGCGGCGATGACAACTTTTATTTCATCGGTTATCTTAAGTCCGCCGCAGCCTTCGAAATGTTTTTCAGCGATGAAGACAAGAATATGCTTCTGCAGTTCTGTCTTGTCCGCGACGGGAAGGCGGTTATATAGCGGCACATTGCTTTCGATGATTCGCAGCCAATGCGAAGGGAACTGCCGACTGGCAATTCGATTCCGCCGCCATTTTTTGAACCAGAACATATCCTTTAACCTTTTGTCATTCAGGAATAAAAAACCATTTGATAAACCAAAGGGCTAAATAAGTTTGTCGGGTTTGGCTTTGCCAAAAAGCCAGATAAGCAAAAAACCGCCAAGCAACATCGCGATGCTCAGGTTCTGCGAAATGGTAAGGCCATTTGCCTGAAACGGATTATCATCGCGCAAAAATTCAATAAAGAACCGCATAATTCCGTAAACAATAAACATCAATGCAAACGTAATGCCGGGTCTGAAAAAAAACGGAATTGTTTTGCCGATGCTTTGCAGACGAATGCCCCTCTTGCGATGAATATAAAGCAGGATACAGCCGAGGAGAGCTGAAATCGATTCGAAAATCTGAGTAGGCCAAACAGGTAAACAACGATACGGGCCCCGCGTTACCTCAAATTTTTCCTGCGGGTTCAATAAATCTTTTGGTTTCAAATAATAATAACCATTATCGATGTTGAAGAAATCGTCCGGCAACTCGATATGAGGTTTTTCTCTGTTCCTCGAAAAATCAGGCCTAACCTGACTTTGATAAGCAAGCGAGCCGTAAGGAAAACGCACTGAAAAAGGACAACTGGTCGGTTTGCCGAAACAGCAGCCGTTGAGAAAACAGCCGATCCTGCCGAAGACAAGAGCCAGCATAAGGCCTATCGCAAGGATGTCGAGATATCGCCGAACGGGAAGCTTCTGCGTCCAGAGGTAAAGAACAATAACGAAAATGGAAAGAAACACCCCGCCCAGTAATTCCAGCCCGCCGTTCCAGACGGCGAAAATATCAATCAGCCTTGCGCCGCGAAACTGCTGCCAGTAATGAACGACATAAAAAAGCCTTGCGCCGACTATTCCCGCGATAAGCGAATACAAAGCCGCCGTCGTTATGTGCTCGGTATTTTTCTGCCCCATACTGCGCGAAAGCCTGCGGATAATAAATATAGCCGCGACAAAACCGCAGACCATAAGCAGACCGTAGCTTTTAACAGTTAAATCTGTGAACGGAATTCTAAATAACTCAGGATGCACACAAACCTTTAAATAAAATTTTAACTTCCCCCAAAGGGGTCTTAGACAACATCGAACGCTGGACGTTAAATTCAGATGGTTTCTTTAATACCATTCTTTTCGTTTGCAACGATAACTTTCGGCTTATGACTTTTCGCCTCGTCAGGTGTAAGCCAGGCAAAGCCCATTATGATGACAATGTCGCCTTTCTTCATAAGCCTGGCGGCTGCGCCGAGTATGGATATTTTCCCAGAGCCGCTCTTTTCCGGCACAACATAAGTCTCAAGCCGATTGCCGTTGGTAACATCAGCGACAAGAACCGATTCGTAAGGCACTATGCCGATGGCATCCATCAACGCTGAATCTATGCCGATACTTCCCGGATAGTCTATAAGTGAATCGGTTACTGTGGCCCTGTGAATTTTGCTCTTCAATACTTTAATCAACATTATATATCACCAGAAATAATAAAATTGCGGAAACCGTAATATTTTAATCAAGGATTACTTAACATCAAGCACAATATTATCAATCAGCCGGGTAGAGCCCAATTTTACCGCCATCGCAATCAGGATTTTGCCTTTCACCTCGGCAGGTTCATCGAGCGTTTTCGCGTCAACAACGCTTATATACTCAATTTTTATGCGTTTGCTGATTTTAAGGATTTTCTCCATCTCGCTTATAATCTCGCTGCTTTTACACACACCTGCCGCGATAAATATTTCCGCTTCCTGCAGGGCGGCGTATAATAATGCCGCATCTTTTCTTTCGTCGGGATTGAGATATTTATTCCTGCTGCTCATCGCAAGGCCGTCTTTTTCACGAAAGGTCGGACAAACAACAATTTTCAAAGGCATATTCAAATCCGTGACCATCCGCTGGACAACAAGAACCTGCTGGGCGTCCTTCTGTCCGAAAAAAGCAATGTTCGGCTGAACAATATTAAAAAGTTTGGCACAAACAGTCGCGACGCCTCTGAAATGGCCGGGCCTGCTTTTGCCGCATAAAGGTTCGCTGAGCTTTTCAACGTTTATCCATGTAAGATTTTGTTCGGGATACATTTCTTCCGCCGAAGGCGCAAAAACAACATTAACACCGCAATCTTTACAGGCCTTTACATCCGCGTCAAATGGACGAGGATATTTGGCAAGGTCTTCGCCGGGGCAGAACTGCGTCGGATTTACAAAAATACTGGCAACAACAAAGTCGGTTTGCTTTTTCGCGGCCTTTATCAGCGAAAGATGGCCTTCGTGCAGGGCGCCCATTGTCGGCACAAAACCGATTTTTTTGCCGGCAGATTTGGCCTCGGAAATAATTTTTCTTGTTTGTTCTATGGTTTTTATAATCTTCATAATTTTTTAATTACCGCTCTCTTACGGTCGCGGCTCGGTTATTTACCAATGTAATAATTTATTTTTTCGCCAATCTCTTCGACCTGCTGTTTTTGGCGAAAATCGACGGACTCGGCATTTAACGTTATGACCGGGCAGCGGTCGAATTCCCCAAAAAGTTTGTCATATCCTGTATGAAGTTTTTCGAGAAAATTCAAATCGATACCCCGCTCGTAAGGACGGCTGCGCTGCTTTATACGCTTCAGACAGCCTGCAGGAGAAGATTTAAGATGTATCACAATCGAAGGCTGCGCAACTGTCCTGCTCATCACGGCATTAATTTTCCTGTATATCTCGAACTGCATCGAATCAAGCCAGAGCCGGGCGTATATCATTTCCTTTTCCATTATATAGTCGCTTACGGAATCGGTATCCGCGGGCAAATTTTCCCGCTTCAATTGTTCGCACCGGCTTAGTAAAAAATATAACTGGCTGTCGAGAGCAAAGGATTTCTGGCCGGCGTAAACCTTCGCCAAAAAAGGATTGCTGTCGTAAGCTTCTTTTATCAGGTTAAAACCAAATATGTTTTTCAAACCTTCGGCAAGAGTTGTTTTTCCTGCGCCGATTACGCCCGCAACCGAAATGAGTTTCGGCTTACCGGCATCGATATAAAAATTCTTTCCGCTCAGTCTGCTGTAAAGAACAGCGGCGGTTTCCTTAAGCACAGGATGAATAACCTGCGAATCTATCTGGCAAAGTCCTTTAAGGACAAACGACCTCAAATGCATCTGCCGATGCGGTATAATAAGGTCTTTCTTGTGAATGATTTTATTGCCGAACAGCAGGATATCAAGGTCAATCGTCCTGTTCGACCATTTTTCCGCGGTTTTTTTTCTGCCCAGAGACGCTTCAATCTTTTTCAAAACCTTCAGCAGTTTGTTGGCCTTAAAAGTTGTTTTAATTTCCGCAACAAGGTTGAAATAATTTCGCTGTTTTTTTTCAGCCTGTGGTGAGCCTGCCGAATCCACAAGCGGTTTTGTTTCCGTCACGTCGCTTGTACGAAAAAGTTTTATATGCTTATCGGCGGCAATCGCATCAAGAGCCTTGGTTATATTCTTTTTCCTATCGCCAAGATTGCTGCCAAGGCCGATATATGCTGTTGTCTCGCCGGACATTAGTATTCCTTTACAGTTTTTTTATTCGTTCCATGGCTTGAGCCACATTGTTCGGATTGCCGAATGCGCTTAATCTTACGAAGCCTTCGCCTGCCGAGCCGAAACCGCTGCCGGGCGTGCATACAACGTTCGCTTTTTCGAGCAGATAGTCGAAAAATTCCCACGAAGTCATTTTGTTTTTTGTTTTGAGCCAGACATACGGCGCGTTTACGCCGCCATAAACTTCGTAGCCGATTTTTTCGAGCGTACTTCTGATAAGCGCGGCGTTGGACATATAAAGTTCGATAATTTTGCGAACCTGTTTTTTGCCCTGGTCGGTATAAACCGCCGCGGCAGCAGATTGCGAAACAAAACTTGCGCCATTGAATTTCGTACAATGCCTTCTGTTCCATATCGGATTTACCTGGACAGTTTTCCCGTCAGAGGCCCACGCTTTCAATTCTTTTGGTACAACTGTAAATGCGCATCTTAGTCCGGTAAAACCGGCTGTTTTACTGAAAGAACGAAACTCAACCGCGACCTCTTTGGCGCCCTGTATTTCGTATATCGAGTGAGGAAAAATATTATCGGATATAAAGGCCTCATAAGCGGCATCGAATAAAATTATCGCTTTATTGTCTCTTGCGTAATCGACCCATTTTTTTAGCTGTTCTTTTGTGGCGACCGCACCGGTCGGATTATTCGGAAAACAGAGATAAATCAGGTTAACTTTCTCTTTCGGAAGTTGTGGTACAAAATTATTATCGGGCGTGCAGGGCATATAAACAATTCCGCCGAACCGTCCGTCTTTATCGATTTTGCCGGTTCTGCCGGCCATAACGTTTGTATCGACATAAACAGGATAGACAGGGTCTGTTACGGCAATCACATTATCGATGCCGAAAATTTCCTGAAAATTTCCGGTATCGCATTTTGCGCCATCGCTTACAAAAACTTCTGTCTTTTCGAGAGTTACACCTCTGCTCTTATAGTCATTGGCAATTATGGCCTCTATCAAAAAGTCATAACCCTGTTCCGGGCCATAACCTTTGACACTTTCCCTGCTGCCCATCTGGTCAACGGCTTTATGCATAGCCTCTACAATTGCGGGAGGCAACGGCTCTGTTACGTCTCCAATTCCAAGTCTGATAATGTTGGTATCAGGGTTTTTTTCTGAAAATATTTTAACCCTGCGCGAGATTTCCGGGAAAAGATAGCCCGACTGCAGCTTCAGATAGTTAGCGTTAATCTTAATCATAGTAATTCCATTAAAGTCAATAAAATGAACAAGTTATATTACGGAAAAATTAAGCCGATATACCCTGCGATATCGCAGAAAGTGTACGTTAAATTACAGGCAGTTTCAGTAACTGTCAATAAATAACGGAAGTTCTTTTACCAGAAAGGCTTGCTGAAGGCGTTATAATGATGTTTTTGTCTTGCAATAGGCTGAAAAGTTTGATAAAATTTGTAATCTGTTTGGGGCTCAAGGAAGAGGAACACTCTGCCGCTTTGGCCGGTAAAATGGACTGCCGGTATATGGGCGAAGCAGGATTCTCGGAACAGACTTTTTTGAAACGACTCAGCCTGATACCAAAAATATTGCGCTTAAAGTTTATACTTTTTTCAGGATTGGAAAATGATTAACTCAAAAAAAATCGAAGGTCACTCAAATTTGTCAGGATGGAGCAAATTTACCATGAATACAAAACTTATTTTCGGTTTAACTTTAACACTCTTCTTAACCACTATCTCAACAGCAGCGGTCTATGTACCCGCGGATTACGGCACAATCCAGGGAGCCATCGACGCTGTGTTGGATGACGGCAACGAAGTCATCGTCGCAGATGGTACTTACTACGAATACGACCTTCACTTTAACGGAGTTTTAATAACCGTTCGCAGCGAAAACGGTCCTGCAAACTGTATTATCGACTGTCAGGGGAATGGCCGCGGATTCTCTTTCGATAACAGTGAAACCCCGGCTACCGTTGTTCAGGGCTTTACAATAATAAACGGCAGCGCAGACTTCGGCGGTGCAATCGAATGCTTTGAAGCTTCGCCGACAATAGATAACTGCATCATAAAAAATAACTACGCAGATTTCGGCGGTGCCATAGACTGCCTTAACGCTTCACCTGTCATCATAAATTGCCGTATAACCAATAACTATTCCTACTACGACGGCGGCGCTATAGAGTGCGGCAGTGAATCAAGACCTGAAATAACAAACTGTCTTATAGCCGATAACACTTCGGACGGATACGGCGGCGCCATAGACAACTATGGTTTGTCTCAGCCTGTAATTATAAATTGCACAATCGTAAATAACACAGGCGATAACGGCTTTGGCGGCATTTATTCCGCCGACGCAAGTGTGGTAATAAGAAATTCTATCCTGTGGAATAACGTGGATGACATATACGGCTCGGCAGCAGCAACATATTCCTGCGTTCAGGACGGCATCGCGGGAACAGAAAATATAAATACTGACCCGCTGTTCAGAACGGGTCCTTTAGGCAACTATTATTTAAGCCAGATTTCAGCAGGACAGCTTGCAAACAGTGACTGCATCAATAGAGGCATGGAACTGGCCGACGTGATTTTCGGGCCGGGACATTCCTTTACCACCAGAACTGATAATACGCCGGACATCAGCAAGGTAGATATGGGCTTCCATTATCCTTATGGCGGACCAACCCTACAGTATAAACTAACGACAAAAGCCGATCCGAATACAGCCGGCACAGTAAACCCGAATCATCCGGCTCCCGGTCAGGATTACAAGCAGTACACTGAAAAACTTATTACGGCAACAGCGGCCGGCAATTATAAACTTCTCCGGTGGATTGACGCAAATACTGCTACTTACAATCCTCTTGTTCCGGCTACATACCATACTACGCCGGGATTAAATAA
This DNA window, taken from Phycisphaerae bacterium, encodes the following:
- a CDS encoding ankyrin repeat domain-containing protein, translating into MKQIVFVLCISIITTGCFAVVEPNQNKIAKAESPKEAINWEKAYKKEAYANQILQAYKLFNDLAIDKTRETLLSCSEELRGWEWYYLWNVSTNAGFWHKESNEEGTSINITPRVSPNSSWGLLEEQSYLGGALKILPGRKFPVECVHFSKDGKLLYSSDSCTKEAINYEKGPIASSLPSEPMIRVWDIETSKEIKQIKVPTDRIRSFCLNPIDEQIAISNRKEIIVTDLNGTILKKKEAHGKVSYDASEEISWSPDGRYIAFESRTEYDNAGMIEIWDIKNDKILHSISFKSDQENTLPNKRNSMTNFEYDIYSLVFSPDSKKIIAGINFSFKSNKTLRVLDVQTGSELSIFGDQTSIVTDLSISPDGKYIATCSGDSVNGDSEIKIWDMEMGKVKNILKGHSGSVESVSYSPDGKRIVTGSIDGTIKIWDADFGKELFSIGQQNGVLESYKAKFSPNGEKLAVWGGWSGFRNTNDIRILTASSKEDAEKWKQGEINKSQAAKQTKVSEEEDFLNAVRKGDKAKLKDYFVKEKYWGQFYSSPWEQAIKLHADANTFELLIEMGADVNKYEPLWKAVEAGDSTAVRVLVEHGAQMEAEGMNHSTPLHLAAKNGNREIVEYLIARGADINRFNDSDETPLVLALENGHLKVTELLINKGAEVNLEVTRNPLDYARKNGYIEIAKLIEEKGGASRNEIMKIFDAIKYGTIEQLQQILNEHPNFVNSMEDSRTTPIIAAVRKGKVEKVKLLIEKGAQLNLADKDGMAPIHHAAEKGEKEIIEILVKNGADINLESDEDECTALGFAISKRHKEAVEVLLNNGANINYQNNYPAYTPLHFAVKSDNNDIVQFLISKGADTNRTNSLGETPLHYAKSEAMKQILILNGGINLSDLTKAIKDKNCEKISEFLKRSPCLANSGLYETSLEKAIKTDDIEIVKMFLDAGADVNIKNGNGRYPLEESLEYDVKDANIAMLLIDKGANINVSEWYSQKTPLHTAIERGNVELVRMLLDKGADTNKKCINYGTPLNMAMQLGKLKIVAILNKHGNTR
- a CDS encoding M90 family metallopeptidase, with the protein product MFWFKKWRRNRIASRQFPSHWLRIIESNVPLYNRLPVADKTELQKHILVFIAEKHFEGCGGLKITDEIKVVIAAQACMLLLHRKTDYYPGLSSVLVYPHAFIANRAEYLPGGVIAEGPQVLLGESHSRGSIVLSWDDVRHGAADVNDGQNVVFHEFAHQIDSSSGRGDDSEVLKNTSSYIAWARVLRKDYELLRQAAQRNNPAFLNKYGAIDPAEFFAVATEFFFEKPTELKQVHPDLYNELKKFYHQDLGSF
- a CDS encoding rhomboid family intramembrane serine protease, translated to MSVYDRDYYRPDYENNTARPQMQFRLPQLTPVVKWLLILNVSIYLLSIIIKPLGWFIYDWLSVDATSTFRSLQLWRLVGYQFLHDLTNPWHLIWNMVGLYFLGPTLERFWQSKKFLTFYLLCGIAGGVFYLMLANFGAVRAGFLIGASGSILGMLAACAILFPQFVVFLLFFPVPIRIAAVILTFFYIANIFIGSSNAGGDVAHLAGMAAGAGYVYLWPKFKNKYKPASPSNDWEKKFRAYSELQREVDRILVKVNEQGITSLTKKEKKTLEEATKLEQMKSKL
- a CDS encoding sigma-70 family RNA polymerase sigma factor codes for the protein MKKREMASPEKIEDIVLLARKGDKQAFSRLVDIYSTRLFSYLYRLTYNRDDASELLGELFLKMVEKIGSCRPETFEPWLFRMASNLFTDYLRSKKRREKMLSRIEEQAEPETQLSNKNDVMTDKLTRQLQRLEPETAEIIVMRYYSQLSFEEMAQMRNEPIGTVLSKVHRGLKKLRQLMEESDG
- a CDS encoding prolipoprotein diacylglyceryl transferase — encoded protein: MHPELFRIPFTDLTVKSYGLLMVCGFVAAIFIIRRLSRSMGQKNTEHITTAALYSLIAGIVGARLFYVVHYWQQFRGARLIDIFAVWNGGLELLGGVFLSIFVIVLYLWTQKLPVRRYLDILAIGLMLALVFGRIGCFLNGCCFGKPTSCPFSVRFPYGSLAYQSQVRPDFSRNREKPHIELPDDFFNIDNGYYYLKPKDLLNPQEKFEVTRGPYRCLPVWPTQIFESISALLGCILLYIHRKRGIRLQSIGKTIPFFFRPGITFALMFIVYGIMRFFIEFLRDDNPFQANGLTISQNLSIAMLLGGFLLIWLFGKAKPDKLI